One Ethanoligenens harbinense YUAN-3 genomic window carries:
- the tnpA gene encoding IS200/IS605-like element ISEha1 family transposase: protein MSEYIHKSHNVSVLMYHFVCPAKYRRAIFSEEVTKTLVEVCGGISERFEMYFVEIGTDKNHVHFLIQSVPKYSPTKIITTVKSITAREIFSKHPEVKKQLWGGELWTDGYFVNTVSKFGSEEVIKRYLQNQGKTEEYKQLYKVETIEQLTLF, encoded by the coding sequence ATGAGTGAGTATATTCATAAATCTCACAATGTCTCAGTGCTGATGTACCATTTTGTATGCCCCGCTAAATATCGCAGAGCGATATTTAGCGAAGAAGTTACCAAAACACTCGTAGAAGTGTGCGGAGGAATAAGCGAACGATTTGAGATGTACTTTGTTGAAATAGGTACAGATAAAAATCATGTGCATTTTCTAATACAATCAGTACCCAAGTACAGCCCGACGAAAATAATCACAACAGTGAAAAGTATAACAGCACGAGAAATATTTTCTAAACATCCGGAAGTAAAAAAACAATTATGGGGTGGAGAATTATGGACGGATGGATATTTTGTGAATACGGTAAGCAAATTTGGCAGTGAAGAAGTAATAAAAAGATACTTGCAGAATCAGGGTAAGACAGAGGAGTATAAACAACTTTACAAAGTTGAAACAATAGAACAACTCACGTTGTTTTAG
- a CDS encoding universal stress protein, with the protein MSDKRLTPEEALNICNSQSRGTLKIFLGYAPGVGKTFAMLNEANRRLKYGQDIVIGYVENHGREETDSQIGDLGVLPRKTILYNGVELSELDVDAILQRKPDTVLIDELAHTNIPGSKNKKRYEDVLEILSHGINVISTLNIQHLESLNDVIFQITGIRVNETLPDNILQQADEVVVVDLTPDALQNRLRRGAVYRPEKVPQALKNFFRKGNLNALRELVLRQAAEDVDEDLDAYMKRKGIKDNWHTVERLMVCISSSPNSKKLIRRGARIANRYKCEWHVVSVNSTRLFFDNHTETDQKMLESHEQLARQLGAEVIELTGRSVSETLAVYANQKHITQIIMGQSARTKVETFFRGSTVNKLIKMVKNVEIHLIPIG; encoded by the coding sequence ATGAGCGACAAAAGGCTGACCCCGGAAGAGGCCCTGAATATATGCAACAGCCAGAGCAGAGGAACACTGAAAATATTTCTCGGTTACGCACCCGGCGTCGGCAAAACGTTTGCAATGCTCAACGAAGCAAACCGCCGTCTGAAATATGGGCAGGATATCGTGATTGGATACGTTGAAAATCACGGCCGTGAGGAAACCGACAGCCAGATCGGTGATTTGGGAGTCCTGCCGCGCAAGACCATCCTATATAACGGGGTGGAACTTTCCGAGCTGGATGTAGACGCGATCCTGCAGCGCAAGCCGGATACCGTTTTGATTGACGAGCTGGCCCACACAAACATTCCCGGCTCAAAAAACAAGAAACGATATGAAGACGTGCTTGAGATTCTGTCCCACGGCATCAATGTAATCTCTACGCTCAACATCCAGCATCTTGAGAGCTTGAACGATGTCATTTTTCAGATTACCGGCATCCGTGTCAACGAGACCTTGCCCGACAACATTCTACAGCAGGCAGACGAAGTGGTGGTGGTCGACCTCACGCCGGACGCACTGCAAAACCGCCTGCGCCGTGGAGCAGTGTACAGACCGGAAAAGGTGCCGCAGGCGCTGAAAAATTTCTTCCGCAAGGGCAATCTGAACGCTCTGCGGGAACTGGTGCTCCGCCAGGCGGCTGAGGACGTGGATGAAGACCTCGACGCCTATATGAAGCGCAAAGGCATTAAAGACAACTGGCACACCGTAGAACGCCTGATGGTCTGTATCAGCTCAAGCCCCAATTCCAAAAAACTGATCCGGCGCGGCGCGCGCATTGCCAATCGATACAAGTGCGAATGGCATGTGGTTTCCGTCAACAGCACGCGCCTGTTCTTTGACAACCATACCGAAACGGATCAAAAAATGCTGGAATCCCATGAACAGCTTGCCAGACAGCTAGGCGCGGAGGTCATTGAACTTACCGGCCGCAGCGTCTCCGAAACATTGGCCGTTTATGCCAACCAGAAGCATATCACGCAGATCATTATGGGCCAGTCGGCGCGAACAAAGGTGGAAACATTCTTTCGCGGTTCCACGGTCAACAAGCTCATAAAAATGGTGAAAAACGTAGAAATCCATCTGATTCCGATTGGCTGA
- the kdpC gene encoding potassium-transporting ATPase subunit KdpC, which produces MKRFLQALGVGIALIVFCGFAYPMLVLGIGQLAFSHQANGSMVKVDGNVVGSELIGQDFKDARFFHGRVSAVNYNTFPAGTKESDLVPGSGSANLAVSNPDLTKRVQADVDAFLKANPGLTKQDLPADLFTSSFSGLDPDISPAAAAIQVDGIVKATGIPKATIQKIVKENTAGRDLGVLGEPRVNVLKANLDIYQLLHHK; this is translated from the coding sequence ATGAAACGGTTTTTACAGGCGCTGGGTGTCGGCATAGCATTGATCGTTTTTTGCGGCTTTGCCTATCCCATGCTCGTGCTGGGGATCGGCCAGCTGGCTTTTTCCCATCAGGCAAACGGCAGCATGGTCAAGGTGGACGGTAACGTGGTTGGTTCGGAGTTGATCGGGCAGGATTTCAAGGATGCCCGTTTTTTTCATGGGCGCGTTTCCGCCGTCAACTATAATACGTTCCCTGCAGGTACCAAAGAGTCTGATCTCGTGCCCGGTTCCGGTTCTGCGAATCTGGCGGTTTCCAACCCGGATCTGACCAAGCGCGTCCAAGCGGATGTGGACGCTTTTCTGAAGGCGAACCCCGGGCTGACCAAACAAGATCTTCCGGCTGATCTGTTTACCAGCTCGTTCTCCGGTCTGGATCCGGACATCAGCCCGGCGGCGGCAGCCATACAGGTGGACGGCATCGTAAAAGCGACGGGTATCCCAAAAGCGACCATTCAGAAGATCGTCAAGGAGAATACAGCGGGCCGCGACCTCGGCGTGCTTGGCGAACCGCGTGTGAATGTGCTGAAGGCAAACCTGGACATCTACCAGTTGTTGCATCACAAATGA
- the kdpB gene encoding potassium-transporting ATPase subunit KdpB, protein MSKHTRNIDNSAILRTAVRDSFVKLNPKSMMKNPVMFVVEIGMLVTLFLTFFPNAMEKGDWRYNAIVTAILFITLLFANFAEAVAEGRGKAQAESMKKTRKDTLAKLLSGSKVTTISASDLKKGDVVLVETGDIIPNDGEIIEGLAMVDESAITGESAPVMKEAGGDFSSVTGGTKVVSDQLKIRITATPGESFLDKMISLVEGAKRQKTPNEIALTLILVSLTMIFLIVVVMLFPMAKFTHVSIPVSTLVALLVCLIPTTIGGLLSAIGIAGMDRVTKFNVIAMSGKAVEACGDVNTMILDKTGTITFGNRMAAEFVPVGDTTQENIVRFSVIASLFDDTPEGRSVLELAKKQGVELDRREYADAEVVEFSSSTRMSGLNLKNGTRVRKGAADTIAAFVEQAGGDVPDDLQPKVERISKLGGTPLVVCVDARVMGVIYLKDTVKPGLVDRFARLRRIGIKTIMCTGDNPLTAATIAKEAGVDDFAAECKPEDKISVIKKEQAEGKLVAMTGDGTNDAPALAQADVGLAMNSGTQAAKEAANMVDLDSDPTKIIEVVEIGKQLLITRGALTTFSIANDVAKYFAILPAIFTLSIPSMKLLNVMGLTSPSSAIISALIFNAIIIPLLIPIAMRGVKFKPMSADRMLLKNMTIYGLGGIVAPFIGIKVIDLVVGPLLHTLGLG, encoded by the coding sequence ATGAGCAAGCATACGAGAAACATCGACAATTCCGCGATCCTGCGCACCGCCGTGCGCGATTCGTTTGTCAAACTCAATCCGAAAAGCATGATGAAGAACCCCGTGATGTTCGTGGTGGAGATCGGCATGCTGGTCACCCTGTTCCTGACCTTTTTCCCGAATGCGATGGAGAAGGGAGACTGGCGGTACAACGCCATCGTGACCGCCATCCTGTTTATCACGCTGCTGTTTGCCAATTTTGCCGAGGCCGTAGCCGAAGGGCGTGGCAAGGCGCAGGCGGAAAGCATGAAAAAGACGCGCAAGGATACGCTTGCCAAACTGCTTTCCGGCTCAAAAGTGACGACCATAAGCGCGAGCGACCTGAAAAAAGGCGATGTCGTGCTGGTGGAGACCGGGGACATCATTCCGAACGACGGCGAGATCATCGAGGGGCTGGCCATGGTGGATGAATCTGCCATTACCGGCGAATCCGCCCCGGTTATGAAAGAGGCGGGCGGGGATTTCAGCTCCGTTACCGGCGGCACAAAAGTGGTCAGCGACCAGTTGAAAATCCGCATCACAGCCACGCCGGGCGAATCCTTTCTCGACAAGATGATCAGCCTGGTAGAGGGCGCGAAGCGCCAGAAAACGCCGAATGAGATCGCGCTCACACTCATTCTGGTCAGTCTGACGATGATTTTTCTGATCGTTGTGGTCATGCTTTTCCCAATGGCGAAGTTCACACACGTTTCCATTCCCGTTTCCACACTGGTCGCGCTGCTGGTCTGCCTGATCCCGACAACTATCGGCGGGCTGCTGTCCGCCATTGGCATTGCGGGCATGGACCGTGTGACCAAGTTCAATGTTATTGCCATGTCCGGCAAGGCGGTGGAAGCCTGCGGCGATGTGAACACGATGATTCTGGACAAGACGGGTACCATCACATTTGGCAACCGCATGGCCGCTGAATTTGTCCCCGTTGGCGACACGACGCAGGAAAACATCGTCCGTTTTTCCGTGATTGCGTCGCTGTTTGATGATACGCCGGAAGGCCGTTCGGTGTTGGAGCTCGCCAAAAAGCAAGGCGTCGAATTAGACCGTCGGGAATACGCCGACGCGGAGGTTGTGGAGTTCTCCAGTTCCACGCGTATGAGCGGGCTGAACCTGAAAAACGGCACGCGTGTGCGCAAGGGTGCGGCCGACACCATCGCTGCTTTTGTGGAGCAGGCAGGAGGCGACGTTCCGGATGACCTGCAGCCAAAGGTGGAACGTATCTCAAAACTGGGCGGCACACCTCTGGTCGTCTGTGTGGATGCGCGGGTGATGGGTGTCATCTATCTCAAGGATACGGTGAAACCCGGCCTTGTGGATCGCTTTGCGCGGCTGCGCCGCATCGGCATCAAAACCATCATGTGTACGGGCGACAATCCGCTGACGGCAGCCACCATTGCCAAAGAGGCGGGCGTGGATGATTTCGCTGCCGAGTGCAAGCCGGAAGACAAGATCAGCGTCATTAAAAAAGAGCAGGCGGAAGGCAAGCTGGTCGCCATGACCGGCGACGGCACGAACGACGCTCCGGCGCTCGCGCAGGCGGACGTTGGCCTTGCCATGAACAGCGGCACGCAAGCGGCCAAGGAAGCGGCCAACATGGTCGATCTCGATTCCGACCCGACGAAGATCATTGAGGTGGTGGAGATCGGTAAGCAACTGCTCATCACGCGCGGCGCGCTGACGACGTTCAGCATTGCCAACGATGTGGCGAAATATTTCGCCATCCTGCCCGCCATCTTCACACTATCGATTCCAAGCATGAAACTGCTTAATGTAATGGGTTTGACCTCACCCAGCAGCGCGATTATCTCCGCGCTGATTTTCAACGCCATCATCATCCCGTTGCTGATCCCCATCGCCATGCGGGGCGTCAAATTCAAGCCCATGAGCGCCGACCGCATGCTTCTCAAAAACATGACGATCTACGGTCTTGGCGGCATTGTCGCCCCGTTTATCGGTATCAAAGTGATCGATTTGGTGGTTGGCCCGCTGCTGCACACGCTCGGCCTGGGCTGA
- the kdpA gene encoding potassium-transporting ATPase subunit KdpA: MRKFHKLAAAAAFLRGVAGTGGLGNFYVDIIRFTTRLLLPISIVVAIVYVACGSPQTLGANSIITTIEGTKQVIPLGPVASLEAIKNLASNGGGFFNANSAHPFENPTPFSNLITILELGLISTSFVVAFGKMTKNKRQARVLFVTLAVLLVASVGITYAAELAGNHAVAAAGLTGQAGNMEGKETRFGIAGTSLFSGATTAYQVGTVNGSMDSMTPMGGMMAMWNMILQTVFGGKGTGFIYVIMYAILTVFICGLMVGRTPEYLGKKIEGKEMKMVAVGILAHPLFVLVPLGVASVIKAGFSSVANPGYHGFSEMLYAFLSASANNGSAFAGLNANTLFWNILMGVIMLLGRYVPLAAMLCAAGSLSQKRIVPESVGTFRTDRAMFGLTLLFIIIVIGALSFFPALVLGPIAEQLTL; this comes from the coding sequence ATGAGAAAATTTCATAAGCTGGCTGCTGCTGCGGCTTTTCTGCGCGGCGTGGCAGGCACCGGGGGGCTCGGCAATTTCTATGTGGACATCATCCGCTTCACCACGCGGCTGTTGCTGCCGATCTCGATCGTAGTTGCCATTGTCTATGTCGCCTGCGGCTCTCCGCAGACGCTTGGCGCCAATTCAATTATCACCACAATCGAAGGAACGAAGCAGGTGATCCCGCTTGGTCCCGTGGCTTCGCTGGAAGCTATCAAAAATCTGGCGTCCAACGGCGGGGGCTTTTTCAACGCCAACTCCGCCCATCCGTTTGAAAATCCAACCCCGTTTTCCAACCTCATCACCATTCTGGAACTGGGCCTGATCTCCACATCCTTTGTTGTTGCGTTTGGGAAGATGACCAAGAACAAACGGCAGGCGCGCGTGCTGTTCGTTACGCTCGCAGTGCTGCTTGTTGCGAGCGTGGGCATTACCTATGCCGCCGAGCTGGCCGGCAACCATGCCGTGGCAGCGGCCGGGCTTACCGGCCAGGCCGGCAATATGGAAGGAAAGGAAACACGCTTTGGCATCGCGGGAACGTCCCTGTTTTCCGGCGCCACAACGGCATATCAGGTCGGCACCGTAAACGGCTCTATGGATTCCATGACGCCAATGGGCGGCATGATGGCCATGTGGAACATGATTCTCCAGACTGTGTTCGGCGGGAAAGGCACCGGGTTCATCTACGTCATCATGTATGCCATCCTTACGGTTTTCATCTGTGGCCTGATGGTGGGGCGCACGCCGGAATACCTCGGTAAAAAAATTGAGGGCAAAGAGATGAAGATGGTCGCCGTCGGAATCCTTGCACATCCTCTGTTCGTGCTGGTGCCGCTTGGCGTGGCCTCGGTAATCAAAGCGGGTTTCAGCTCGGTTGCCAACCCCGGATACCACGGGTTTTCCGAGATGCTGTATGCATTCCTTTCCGCTTCAGCCAACAACGGCTCTGCGTTTGCGGGGCTGAATGCCAACACGCTGTTCTGGAACATTCTAATGGGTGTCATCATGCTGCTCGGGCGTTATGTGCCGCTGGCGGCCATGCTCTGCGCGGCGGGCTCTCTCAGCCAAAAAAGAATCGTGCCGGAATCGGTGGGTACTTTCCGCACCGACCGGGCAATGTTTGGCCTGACGCTGCTGTTTATCATCATCGTCATCGGCGCGCTGTCGTTTTTTCCGGCACTTGTGCTCGGGCCGATTGCAGAGCAGCTGACGCTGTAA
- a CDS encoding DUF4315 family protein, which produces MNAKIERVNKDIDKTKEKINEFQTRLRELEKQKTELENIEIVEAVRGTDISLNDLPTVLKALREQNGALFTSGQVGPKSTNTDKGDEKE; this is translated from the coding sequence ATGAACGCGAAAATTGAGCGCGTCAACAAGGACATCGACAAGACCAAAGAAAAAATCAATGAGTTTCAGACCCGGCTTCGGGAGCTTGAAAAGCAGAAAACCGAGCTTGAAAACATCGAAATCGTGGAGGCCGTGCGCGGCACGGACATTTCGCTGAACGACCTCCCGACTGTCTTAAAGGCGCTCCGTGAGCAAAACGGGGCGCTTTTCACTTCGGGCCAAGTTGGCCCGAAGTCAACCAATACCGATAAGGGGGATGAAAAAGAATGA
- a CDS encoding C40 family peptidase: protein MKQNRNEENGGPENDTAHRFHIEDGPGVQDAPPSARDGSVTSGQVGPKFNGHFSPSESPPISDAPDTPPPAREAPAPSGRSKYRPHSEQARFSDRLRREEEPPPGGDGGHSADGGGPSSDKKAARNDRRFEKSKFRTEKTGAKLDAAREKAAAQKPPKPNPAKNVAKKAAAGVWYYAHQKIHEVEQENVGVEAAHKTELAGEKTVRGASRFVKHRIQTRPARRVTKWERRDIRAKADFEYRRMAREHPELKENAVSRFFQKQRIKRQYQKQAREAAKQGARAAGKATTATAKIARAAAAFAKRHPAGLLIALIAFLLILALQSCMASMTTIGNGLIGAVGAGTYPSQNSDMLAAEAAYSGLETKLQSEADNYATLHPGYDEYHFNLDKIGHDPYVLISILSALHEGAWTIDEVQSTLSTLFGKQYQLTQSVQTETRYRTEMSTVTNPDGSTSTVTTQVPYTYTICTVTLHNEDLSHLPASVLTEEQLSRYAFYMKTHGNRPDLFPQSQYPNASVLEQYTDYTIPEAYMSDKTFAAMMTEAKKYLGYPYVWGGSSPETSFDCSGYVSWVINHSGWNVGRLGAQGLYDICTPIPASEAKPGDLVFFERTYDTTGVSHVGIYVGDGEMIAAGDPIGYSDITTSYWQSHFLSFGRLPSP, encoded by the coding sequence ATGAAGCAAAACAGGAATGAGGAAAACGGCGGGCCGGAGAATGACACGGCCCACCGCTTTCATATCGAGGATGGCCCCGGTGTGCAGGACGCGCCGCCGTCTGCGCGGGATGGTTCGGTCACTTCGGGCCAAGTTGGCCCGAAGTTCAACGGGCATTTTTCCCCTTCTGAAAGCCCGCCGATTTCCGACGCGCCGGACACTCCACCGCCTGCGCGGGAGGCTCCCGCCCCTTCGGGTCGGAGCAAATACCGCCCGCACAGCGAACAGGCCCGATTCTCCGACCGTCTGCGCCGTGAGGAAGAACCGCCGCCCGGCGGTGACGGAGGCCATTCCGCCGATGGCGGCGGGCCTTCATCGGATAAAAAGGCGGCGCGGAATGACAGGCGGTTTGAAAAATCCAAGTTCCGGACTGAAAAGACCGGCGCGAAGCTGGACGCCGCCCGTGAAAAGGCGGCGGCGCAGAAACCGCCGAAACCCAATCCGGCGAAAAACGTCGCAAAAAAGGCGGCGGCTGGCGTGTGGTACTACGCCCATCAGAAAATCCATGAGGTGGAGCAGGAGAACGTGGGCGTGGAGGCCGCGCACAAAACGGAACTTGCCGGGGAAAAGACCGTCCGGGGCGCTTCCCGTTTTGTAAAGCATCGTATCCAGACCCGCCCGGCCCGGCGCGTTACCAAATGGGAACGGCGGGACATCCGGGCGAAAGCGGATTTTGAGTACCGCAGGATGGCGCGGGAGCACCCGGAGCTAAAGGAAAACGCGGTTTCCCGGTTTTTTCAGAAGCAGCGTATCAAGCGGCAGTATCAGAAACAGGCGCGGGAGGCCGCGAAGCAGGGCGCGCGGGCGGCGGGGAAAGCCACAACCGCAACGGCGAAAATCGCCCGCGCCGCCGCTGCCTTTGCCAAGCGACACCCGGCGGGGCTTTTGATTGCGCTGATTGCTTTTCTTCTGATTTTGGCCCTGCAATCCTGCATGGCGTCCATGACCACCATCGGCAACGGCCTGATCGGGGCCGTGGGTGCGGGAACCTATCCGTCTCAGAATTCGGACATGCTGGCGGCGGAAGCGGCGTATTCCGGCCTGGAAACGAAGCTGCAAAGCGAGGCCGACAACTACGCAACGCTCCATCCCGGCTACGACGAGTACCATTTCAATCTTGATAAGATCGGGCACGACCCTTATGTACTGATCTCCATTTTAAGCGCCCTGCACGAAGGGGCGTGGACGATTGACGAGGTGCAAAGTACCCTTTCCACCCTGTTTGGAAAACAGTATCAGCTTACGCAGTCGGTTCAGACGGAAACCCGCTACCGCACGGAAATGAGCACGGTGACGAACCCGGACGGCAGCACGTCCACCGTAACCACGCAGGTTCCGTATACCTACACAATTTGTACCGTGACCCTGCACAACGAGGACTTATCCCATCTGCCCGCTTCGGTTCTGACGGAGGAACAGCTTTCCCGGTATGCCTTTTACATGAAAACCCACGGAAACCGGCCCGACCTGTTCCCGCAATCGCAGTACCCGAACGCTTCCGTCCTCGAACAGTACACCGATTATACCATCCCCGAGGCATACATGTCGGACAAAACCTTTGCCGCCATGATGACGGAGGCAAAGAAATATCTTGGCTATCCCTATGTGTGGGGCGGTTCCAGCCCGGAAACCTCGTTCGACTGTTCCGGCTATGTCAGTTGGGTAATCAATCACAGCGGCTGGAATGTCGGACGCCTCGGAGCGCAGGGCCTTTACGACATCTGTACTCCCATTCCCGCTTCCGAAGCGAAGCCCGGCGATCTGGTTTTCTTTGAAAGAACCTACGACACCACCGGCGTTTCCCACGTCGGCATCTACGTCGGGGACGGGGAGATGATTGCGGCGGGCGACCCCATCGGCTACTCGGACATCACGACAAGCTACTGGCAATCTCATTTTCTCAGCTTTGGCAGATTGCCATCACCATGA
- a CDS encoding VirB4-like conjugal transfer ATPase, CD1110 family: protein MNQQKQAKKRLPVPIPAKRGKKKGRGPQTAQQTIPYIEMLRDGICKVREGFYTKTVEYEDINYSVASADDQAAIFDGYCSFLNYFDSALPFQLSFINHRSRPENRYSVNIPPQHDKYDAIRGEYVEMLTGQIAKSNNGIVRSKYITFGIEADGIGAARPRLERVEADIMSDFKKLGVQSRPLAGRERLEVLHGQLHPNSREPFAFSWADIPKTGMGTKDFIAPTSFDFRQSRAFRVGGTTWGAVSYMQILASELSDKLLAELLEMDAEMTITLHIQTVDQTKAIKALKGKISDIDKMKVEEQKKAVRAGYDMDILPPDLVTFSKDAMALLSDLQSRNERMFLLTFLILNTAPARQQLENDIFTVAGIVQKYNCALKRLDFQQEAGYMSSLILGGNSIEIQRGMTTSSTAIFVPFMTRELRMGGPAIYYGQNALSHNVIMADRKKLKSANGLYLGSTGSGKSFAAKRELINVFLATRDRIIVVDPMGEYAPLVRRLGGQVIDIAPDSSHHINPMDIQMSMADEESPLSMKADFLLSLCELIVGGRDGLQPIEKTVIDRCVSLVYRNIALGIDTQKMPVLQDLYELLCQQPEPEAKRIATALELYCTGSLNLFNHTTNITLNSRIVCVVLKGLGENLRKIAMHITNELVTSAVNANFQHGMATWCYFDEFHILLRDALTASYFVTVWKMLRKKGCVPSALTQNVKDLMASREIENILENTDFMILLSQAQGDRQILAKQLNISPHQLSYITHSNPGDGLLFYGNTTIPFVDRFPKDTEIYRLLTTRPEDLANEAKQE, encoded by the coding sequence TTGAATCAGCAAAAACAGGCAAAAAAGCGGCTCCCCGTTCCCATCCCCGCAAAAAGAGGTAAGAAAAAAGGGCGCGGGCCGCAGACGGCACAGCAGACCATCCCATATATCGAAATGCTCCGGGACGGTATCTGCAAGGTGCGGGAGGGCTTCTATACCAAAACCGTCGAGTACGAGGACATCAACTATTCGGTCGCTTCGGCGGACGATCAGGCCGCGATCTTCGACGGCTACTGTTCGTTTCTCAATTATTTTGACAGCGCCCTGCCGTTTCAGCTTTCCTTCATCAACCACCGTTCTCGGCCCGAAAACCGATACAGCGTCAATATCCCGCCGCAGCACGACAAATACGACGCCATCCGGGGCGAGTATGTGGAAATGCTCACGGGGCAGATTGCCAAGAGCAACAACGGCATCGTCCGTTCCAAATATATCACCTTCGGCATTGAAGCGGACGGAATCGGTGCGGCCCGGCCCCGGCTGGAACGGGTGGAGGCCGACATCATGAGCGATTTCAAAAAGCTCGGCGTTCAGTCCCGGCCCCTCGCCGGGCGGGAACGGCTGGAAGTGCTGCACGGGCAGCTCCATCCGAACAGCCGGGAACCGTTCGCTTTCTCATGGGCCGACATTCCGAAAACCGGCATGGGGACGAAAGATTTCATTGCTCCAACGTCCTTCGACTTCCGGCAAAGCCGTGCTTTCCGTGTCGGCGGCACGACCTGGGGCGCGGTTTCGTATATGCAGATTTTGGCCTCCGAGCTTTCCGACAAGCTCCTTGCGGAGCTACTTGAAATGGATGCTGAAATGACTATTACCCTGCATATCCAGACGGTTGACCAGACAAAGGCCATCAAAGCGCTCAAGGGCAAAATCAGCGACATCGATAAAATGAAAGTGGAGGAACAGAAAAAAGCCGTGCGCGCCGGTTATGACATGGACATCCTGCCGCCCGATCTCGTCACCTTCAGCAAGGACGCGATGGCGCTGCTCTCCGATCTGCAAAGCCGCAACGAGCGCATGTTTCTTCTGACCTTCCTGATTCTGAACACGGCCCCCGCCCGCCAGCAGTTGGAGAACGACATTTTCACCGTGGCGGGCATCGTGCAGAAATACAACTGCGCGCTCAAACGGCTGGATTTTCAACAAGAGGCCGGGTACATGTCGAGCCTCATTCTCGGCGGGAACTCCATTGAGATCCAGCGTGGCATGACAACTTCCTCAACGGCCATTTTTGTCCCCTTCATGACGCGGGAGCTTCGAATGGGAGGCCCGGCCATCTACTACGGGCAGAACGCCCTTTCACACAACGTCATTATGGCCGACCGGAAAAAGCTCAAATCGGCCAACGGCCTGTATCTCGGTTCGACCGGCAGCGGAAAATCCTTTGCCGCCAAGCGGGAGCTGATCAACGTGTTCCTTGCCACAAGAGACAGAATTATCGTCGTTGACCCGATGGGGGAATACGCGCCGCTGGTGCGGCGGCTCGGCGGGCAGGTGATCGACATCGCCCCGGACAGCTCCCACCACATCAACCCGATGGACATTCAAATGAGCATGGCCGACGAGGAAAGCCCGCTTTCGATGAAAGCGGATTTTTTATTGTCCCTCTGCGAACTGATCGTGGGCGGCAGGGACGGCTTGCAGCCCATCGAAAAAACGGTGATCGACCGCTGCGTCAGCCTCGTCTACCGGAATATCGCCCTCGGCATCGACACGCAGAAAATGCCCGTCCTGCAAGACCTGTACGAATTACTCTGTCAGCAGCCGGAGCCGGAAGCAAAACGCATTGCGACGGCGCTGGAGCTTTACTGCACCGGCTCCCTCAACCTGTTCAACCACACGACCAACATTACCCTGAACAGCCGGATCGTCTGCGTCGTGCTGAAAGGCTTGGGGGAAAACCTGCGGAAAATCGCCATGCACATCACGAACGAACTTGTCACTTCGGCGGTCAACGCTAATTTCCAACACGGCATGGCGACGTGGTGCTACTTCGACGAGTTCCATATTCTGCTCCGGGACGCGCTGACCGCCAGCTATTTTGTGACGGTTTGGAAGATGCTGCGGAAAAAAGGCTGTGTGCCGAGTGCCTTAACGCAGAATGTCAAAGACCTCATGGCGAGCCGGGAAATCGAGAATATTCTTGAAAACACCGACTTCATGATTCTGCTTTCCCAGGCGCAGGGCGACCGGCAGATTTTAGCCAAGCAGCTCAACATTTCGCCGCATCAGCTTTCCTACATCACCCACAGCAATCCCGGCGATGGGCTTTTGTTTTACGGGAATACCACCATCCCCTTTGTAGACCGCTTCCCGAAGGACACCGAAATTTACCGTCTGCTCACGACTCGCCCGGAGGACTTAGCCAATGAAGCAAAACAGGAATGA
- a CDS encoding PrgI family protein — translation MAYVNVPTDLSRIKTKMAFNLTKRQLICFGIAAVVGIPTYLLTRKAIGNTGAMFLMIGLMLPCFLFAMYERDGLPFEKVLRNIVRTSFLWPRTRPYRTENFYAPFIGAGKEETQLESAKTGKKAAPRSHPRKKR, via the coding sequence TTGGCTTATGTAAACGTACCTACCGACCTATCCAGAATCAAAACCAAAATGGCATTTAACCTGACAAAACGCCAGCTTATCTGCTTCGGTATCGCGGCGGTCGTGGGCATCCCGACCTATCTTCTGACCCGTAAGGCCATCGGCAACACGGGGGCCATGTTCCTGATGATCGGCCTGATGCTCCCGTGTTTTTTGTTCGCCATGTACGAACGCGACGGGCTTCCCTTTGAAAAGGTGCTGCGGAATATCGTCCGCACTTCCTTCCTCTGGCCCCGGACGAGGCCATACCGAACAGAAAATTTCTATGCGCCGTTCATTGGCGCCGGAAAGGAGGAAACTCAGCTTGAATCAGCAAAAACAGGCAAAAAAGCGGCTCCCCGTTCCCATCCCCGCAAAAAGAGGTAA